GTGCGCGGCGAAACGACCCGGAGGGCATCGGGGCGATTGTTGGCTATCTTATCGGCAAGGAAACGGAAGCCCGGGCGCTCGGCATGATACTGTCCGCGCGCGGCGGCGGCGAAGAGCTGGATTTGCCCGGGCTTTATATGTAGGGCGGGGTGCTTATGAAAAACAAAATTGCTGTAGTTGGCGGCAGGGACTCGGTGATGCTGTTTAATGCCGCCGGGCTGGAAGTCCGTTGCGCTTCCGACGAAAAAGCCGTGGAAAAAGCGATACACGCGTTGGCGCGCGAAGGATATCCCGTCATATATATAACCGAAGAAGCGGCAGAAAAAGCGCCGGAAGCGATCAAACTGTACGAGAGAAAAGTTTTTCCGGCGATCATTCCCATGCCCGGCGGCAACAAGTCAAAAGGCCTTGGACTGCGGGGCGTAAAGAAAAATGTCGAAAAAGCGATAGGCGCGGATATACTATTTGGTGAAGGAAGGGAACAGACTTAAATGGAAGGACGAATCGTTAAAGTCTCCGGGCCTCTGATCATCGCCGAAGGCATGGCTGACGTCCAGATGTATGACGTGGTATATGTAAGCGACAAAAAGCTTATCGGTGAAATCATAGAATTAAGGGGCGACCGCGCCTCCATACAGGTATACGAGGAGACGGCCGGCTTAGGGCCGGGCGAAGTGGTGGTGTCAAGCGGCATGCCGCTTTCGGTCGATTTGGCGCCCGGTTTGATCGAGGGCATATTTGACGGCATCCAGCGCCCGCTTGACATCATCCGCCGCATGGTCGGCGATCGCATAACGCGCGGCATTGACGTGCCGAAATTAGACCGCGCGCGCAAATGGGATTTTGTGCCGGACGTCAGGGCCGGCGACCAAGTGCAGGCCGGCGACATTATCGGCACCGTGGAAGAAACTCCGGCGGTACAGCATAAAGTGATGGTCCCCCCCGGCTTGTCGGGGAAAGTCGAATGGGTGCACGCCGGGCAAGCGAACATTGTCGAGACGATATGCAAAATAAAAAACCACAGCGGCAAAATCGTTGAGCTGCCTATGCTGCAACGCTGGCCTGTCCGCAAAGGCCGCCCTTTTGCCGATAAATTGCCGCCCAATGAGCCGATGGTTACCGGACAGAGGGTAATTGACGCGCTCTTCCCGATTGCCAAGGGCGGGGTAGCCGCCGTGCCGGGGCCTTTCGGTTCCGGCAAAACCGTCATCCAGCACCAGCTCGCCAAATGGGCGGACGCCGACATCATCGTTTATGTCGGCTGCGGCGAGCGCGGCAATGAAATGACCGACGTTTTGTCGGAATTTCCCGCGTTGAGCGACCCCCGCACCGGCCTGCCGCTGATGAAGCGGACCGTTTTGATCGCCAATACCTCCGACATGCCGGTGGCCGCTCGCGAAGCGTCTATTTACACCGGCATAACCATCGCGGAATATTTCCGCGACATGGGCTACAAAGTGGCGGTCATGGCCGACTCTACCTCGCGCTGGGCGGAAGCTCTGCGGGAAATGTCCGGCCGGTTGGAGGAGATGCCCGGCGAAGAAGGCTACCCCGCCTATCTTGCCTCGCGCATGGCGGAGTTTTATGAGCGCGCCGGCATCGTTACCTGTCTCGGCCAAGACAAGCGGATCGGCGCGGTCTCGGCTATCGGCGCGGTTTCGCCGCCGGGCGGGGACATATCGGAGCCGGTTTCGCAGGCAACCTTGCGCATGGTCAAAGTCTTTTGGTGCCTTTCCGCCAATCTTGCTTACCGCCGGCACTTTCCGGCGATCGACTGGCTGCAGAGCTATTCGCTTTATTCCGACCGGCTGCGCGAATATTTCAACAACCGCATAGCGCCGGACTGGAGCGAATTGATCGCCCGCGCCATGAACATTTTGCAGGAAGAATCCGAACTGGAAGAAATTGTGCGGTTGGTGGGCGTGGACGCGTTAGGGCCGAAAGAGCGCCTGGCGCTTGAATGTGCGCGCTCCATCCGCGAGGATTTCCTGCACCAGAATTCTTTCCACGAAATAGACACCTACGCGTCCTTAGGCAAACAATACAAAATGATCAAACTGATCATCGCCTGGTACGACAAAGGGCTGGCCGCCTTAGATGAATTGGTGCCTTTTTCCAAAATCAGCAAAATGCCGGTACTCGAAGCGATTGGGCGCTGCAAATATACGCCGGAGGCGGAATGTGAAAAGCATTTTTCCGAGATATTCGGACAGTTGGACAATGAATTTTTGGCCATGACCGAAGGGGGGGAGGAAGATGCGTAAAGACTACAAGACGATCCGGGAAGTAGTAGGGCCGCTCATGGTGGTGGAAAACGTCGAAGGCGTAAAATACGACGAGCTGGTGGAAATATATCAGGAGGGCGGCGAAGTACGCGCAGGAAAGGTACTGATTGTGGACGGCGGCAAAGCGGTGGTGCAGCTTTTTGAAGGGTCGCAGGGGCTGCAGATCGCAAAAGCGAAAGCGCGGTTTTTGGGGCACGGCATGAGGCTTGGCGTTGCGCCTGAAATCGTCGGGCGCATATTCAGCGGTGTCGGCCGGCCCATAGACGGCGGCCCCGGCATAATAACCGACCGCTACCACGACATCAACGGCGTCCCGCTTAACCCGGCCGCCCGCGAATACCCGGCTGAATTCATTCAAACGGGCGTATCGGCGATCGACGGGCTGAACACATTGGTACGCGGCCAAAAACTGCCGGTGTTTTCCGGCTCCGGCCTGCCGCACGCGCAACTGGCCGCGCAGATCGCGCGCCAAGCCAGGGTGCGCGGGACGGGAGAGGGATTTGCCGTTGTTTTCGCCGCCGTCGGCATCACTTTTGAAGAAGCTGATTTTTTTATGAACGAATTTCGCCGCACAGGCGCGCTGGAACGCGCCGTGCTTTTTATCAATCTCGCCAACGACCCGTCGGTGGAAAGAATATCCACCCCCCGGATGGCGATCACCGCCGCCGAATATCTGGCGTACGAGCTCGGCATGCATGTTTTGGTCATAATTACCGACATGACCAATTACGCCGATTCTTTGCGCGAAATATCGGCCGCCCGGAAAGAAGTGCCCGGACGCCGCGGTTATCCCGGTTACCTTTATACCGACTTGGCCACCATTTATGAAAGGGCGGGGCGGATAAAAGGCAAAAAAGGCTCGATCACCCAAATACCCATACTTTCCATGCCGGAAGACGACAAAACCCACCCGATTCCGGATCTTACCGGCTACATTACCGAAGGGCAGATCATCCTTTCGCGCGAACTTTACCGCAAAGGGCTTACTCCGCCGGTAGACGTGCTGCCTTCCCTGTCGCGCCTTAAAGACAAAGGGATCGGCAAAGGCAAAACGCGGGAGGACCACGCCGATACCATGAACCAACTGTTCGCCGCTTACGCGCGCGGCAAAGAGGCCAAAGAGCTGGCCACCATCTTGGGCGAATCCGCGCTTTCGGACGTTGATCGTCTCTACGCCGAATTCGCCGGCCGGTTTGAACAAGAATACGTTTCGCAAGGGTACGAGACCAACCGCACCATCGAGCAGACGCTTGACTTGGGCTGGCGGCTGCTGGCGGTTTTGCCCAAAACGGAACTCAAACGCGTGCGCGACGAATACATAGAAAAATATTATCCTTCGCCAAGCGGCGGGGAGGGATAGGCATGGCGCTGCGCATCAATCCGACCAGGATGGAACTGACCCGGCTGAAGCGCCGCCTAAAGACCGCCGTGCGCGGGCATAAGCTGCTCAAAGACAAACGCGACGAGATGGTTCGCCAATTCATCGTCTATATCAAACGCAACCACCAGTTGCGAATAGAAGTGGAAAACGAGCTTATGCGCGCCTTGGCGCGTTTTGCCCGCGCGAAGGCCTATATGGGGGCGCAAAAAGTCCTGGGCGAACTTTTTTGCCCATCGCGGGCCGCCTTTTTTGAAACCGAAAAACGCAACGTGATGAGCGTGGACGTCCCTGTTATAAAATATATCGGCGCAAAGGACAAAATCGAGCTGCCTTACGGGTTTGCGCACACCTCCGGCGAACTGGACGCTTCGGTAACGGAAGTAGTGCGCCTTCTGCCCCTTATGGCCGAACTGGCGCAAGCGGAAAAGTCCTGCAACCTTCTTGCCGACGAAATAGAAAAAACCAGGCGGCGGGTCAACGCGCTCGAATATG
The sequence above is drawn from the Acidaminococcales bacterium genome and encodes:
- a CDS encoding V-type ATP synthase subunit A translates to MEGRIVKVSGPLIIAEGMADVQMYDVVYVSDKKLIGEIIELRGDRASIQVYEETAGLGPGEVVVSSGMPLSVDLAPGLIEGIFDGIQRPLDIIRRMVGDRITRGIDVPKLDRARKWDFVPDVRAGDQVQAGDIIGTVEETPAVQHKVMVPPGLSGKVEWVHAGQANIVETICKIKNHSGKIVELPMLQRWPVRKGRPFADKLPPNEPMVTGQRVIDALFPIAKGGVAAVPGPFGSGKTVIQHQLAKWADADIIVYVGCGERGNEMTDVLSEFPALSDPRTGLPLMKRTVLIANTSDMPVAAREASIYTGITIAEYFRDMGYKVAVMADSTSRWAEALREMSGRLEEMPGEEGYPAYLASRMAEFYERAGIVTCLGQDKRIGAVSAIGAVSPPGGDISEPVSQATLRMVKVFWCLSANLAYRRHFPAIDWLQSYSLYSDRLREYFNNRIAPDWSELIARAMNILQEESELEEIVRLVGVDALGPKERLALECARSIREDFLHQNSFHEIDTYASLGKQYKMIKLIIAWYDKGLAALDELVPFSKISKMPVLEAIGRCKYTPEAECEKHFSEIFGQLDNEFLAMTEGGEEDA
- a CDS encoding V-type ATP synthase subunit F (produces ATP from ADP in the presence of a proton gradient across the membrane; the F subunit is part of the catalytic core of the ATP synthase complex) produces the protein MKNKIAVVGGRDSVMLFNAAGLEVRCASDEKAVEKAIHALAREGYPVIYITEEAAEKAPEAIKLYERKVFPAIIPMPGGNKSKGLGLRGVKKNVEKAIGADILFGEGREQT
- a CDS encoding V-type ATP synthase subunit D, with protein sequence MALRINPTRMELTRLKRRLKTAVRGHKLLKDKRDEMVRQFIVYIKRNHQLRIEVENELMRALARFARAKAYMGAQKVLGELFCPSRAAFFETEKRNVMSVDVPVIKYIGAKDKIELPYGFAHTSGELDASVTEVVRLLPLMAELAQAEKSCNLLADEIEKTRRRVNALEYVMIPETEGAIKYITMKLEENDRASLVRLMKAKEMMMEA
- a CDS encoding V-type ATP synthase subunit B encodes the protein MRKDYKTIREVVGPLMVVENVEGVKYDELVEIYQEGGEVRAGKVLIVDGGKAVVQLFEGSQGLQIAKAKARFLGHGMRLGVAPEIVGRIFSGVGRPIDGGPGIITDRYHDINGVPLNPAAREYPAEFIQTGVSAIDGLNTLVRGQKLPVFSGSGLPHAQLAAQIARQARVRGTGEGFAVVFAAVGITFEEADFFMNEFRRTGALERAVLFINLANDPSVERISTPRMAITAAEYLAYELGMHVLVIITDMTNYADSLREISAARKEVPGRRGYPGYLYTDLATIYERAGRIKGKKGSITQIPILSMPEDDKTHPIPDLTGYITEGQIILSRELYRKGLTPPVDVLPSLSRLKDKGIGKGKTREDHADTMNQLFAAYARGKEAKELATILGESALSDVDRLYAEFAGRFEQEYVSQGYETNRTIEQTLDLGWRLLAVLPKTELKRVRDEYIEKYYPSPSGGEG